From the Sphingomonas phyllosphaerae 5.2 genome, one window contains:
- a CDS encoding L-rhamnose mutarotase, translating into MSAAGRHVLLVDIIDEPEATAAYEAWHAAGAVPGPIVSSIRAAGITAMDIYRSGGRLVMVMETDDTFDADAKAARDAASADVQAWEAQMDTVQRRLPWAPPGVKWVEARRIFSLAEQD; encoded by the coding sequence ATGAGCGCGGCAGGTCGCCACGTCCTGCTGGTCGATATCATCGACGAGCCGGAGGCGACCGCGGCCTATGAGGCATGGCACGCCGCGGGCGCGGTGCCCGGGCCGATCGTCTCCAGCATCCGCGCCGCCGGCATCACTGCGATGGACATCTATCGCAGCGGTGGCCGGCTGGTGATGGTGATGGAGACCGACGACACGTTCGATGCGGACGCGAAGGCGGCGAGGGACGCCGCCAGTGCCGACGTGCAGGCGTGGGAAGCGCAGATGGACACTGTGCAGCGGCGATTGCCGTGGGCGCCGCCGGGGGTGAAGTGGGTCGAGGCACGGCGCATCTTCTCGCTGGCCGAACAGGACTAG